The Geobacillus stearothermophilus ATCC 12980 genome contains a region encoding:
- a CDS encoding IS66 family transposase gives MPSPVLHVDKTGFRVQGKRQWLHVAGTDQATWYSCHPKRERKLLM, from the coding sequence TTGCCTTCTCCAGTTCTTCACGTGGATAAAACGGGCTTTCGGGTACAGGGGAAACGGCAGTGGCTCCATGTAGCCGGCACCGATCAGGCGACATGGTACTCCTGCCACCCGAAAAGGGAAAGGAAGCTACTAATGTGA
- the istA gene encoding IS21-like element IS5376 family transposase, whose protein sequence is MITRGEFFMIKEMYERGMSISDIARELGIDRKTVRKYIHSPNPPSKSKRKQRKSKLDPFKPYLQKRMLEDGVFNSEKLFFEIRQQGYTGGKTILKDYMKPFRETAKKKYTVRYETLPGEQMQVDWKEVGEVVIEGKKVKLSLFVATLGYSRMKYAVFTTSQDQEHLMECLIQSFKYFGGVPKKVLFDNMKTVTDGREQGVVKWNQRFSEFASYYGFIPKVCRPYRAQTKGKVERAIQYIMDHFYVGTAFESIEELNFLLHRWLDQVANRKPNATTGISPQERWAEESLKPLPLKDYDTSYLSYRKVHWDGSFSYKGEQWLLSAEYAGKEILVKERLNGDIRLYFRGEEISHVDQQKKVISFAEKIKKKQTEMAATISPVSVEVDTRPLSVYDAFLRGESS, encoded by the coding sequence ATGATTACGAGAGGGGAATTTTTTATGATCAAAGAGATGTATGAAAGGGGAATGAGTATTTCCGATATTGCGAGGGAATTGGGGATCGATCGGAAAACCGTCCGAAAATATATTCACTCCCCCAATCCTCCTTCCAAATCCAAGCGAAAACAAAGAAAAAGCAAGTTAGATCCATTTAAGCCGTATCTTCAAAAACGAATGTTAGAAGATGGGGTGTTTAATAGCGAAAAGTTGTTTTTTGAAATTCGACAACAGGGCTATACGGGAGGAAAGACGATTTTAAAAGACTATATGAAACCTTTCCGAGAGACGGCGAAAAAGAAATACACCGTTCGTTATGAAACGCTTCCTGGCGAACAAATGCAAGTCGATTGGAAAGAAGTTGGGGAGGTCGTGATCGAAGGGAAAAAAGTCAAGTTATCGCTATTTGTGGCCACGTTAGGCTATTCGCGGATGAAATACGCGGTATTTACGACCAGCCAGGATCAGGAACACTTAATGGAATGCCTGATTCAGAGCTTCAAGTACTTTGGCGGGGTTCCGAAGAAGGTGTTATTTGACAATATGAAGACCGTTACAGACGGGCGAGAACAAGGAGTGGTGAAATGGAATCAACGATTTTCCGAATTTGCGAGTTACTATGGATTTATTCCAAAAGTATGCCGGCCTTACCGGGCCCAGACAAAGGGAAAAGTCGAACGAGCCATTCAGTATATCATGGATCACTTCTATGTGGGGACAGCGTTTGAAAGCATCGAGGAATTAAATTTCCTTCTCCATCGTTGGCTCGATCAAGTGGCGAATCGGAAGCCAAACGCCACTACCGGTATTTCTCCGCAAGAGCGTTGGGCCGAGGAGTCACTCAAGCCTCTTCCGTTGAAAGATTACGATACGAGCTATCTTTCCTATCGGAAGGTGCATTGGGATGGCAGTTTCTCCTACAAAGGGGAACAATGGCTCTTATCGGCGGAGTATGCGGGCAAAGAAATTCTGGTGAAGGAGCGATTAAATGGAGATATTCGATTGTACTTTCGAGGGGAGGAGATTTCTCACGTGGACCAACAGAAAAAAGTGATTTCATTCGCC